The Pseudomonas sp. R4-35-07 genome contains a region encoding:
- a CDS encoding MFS transporter — MANPYAELFQVPGARAFVLAGMLARMPISMTGIGLITMLSQVHGGYGLAGSVAAVFALATAFCAPQVSRLVDRYSQGKVLPIAASIGGGALLMVLLCTRLRAPGWTLFLFAALAGCMPNMSAMVRARWTELYRGQPKLHTAFALESVLDEVCFIIGPPISVGLSVVLFPEAGPLVAAILLAVGVTTFVLQRATEPPVHARHDHQGRWLIASPSVLILMTLLLAMGVIVGVVDVVSVAFAQQAGHPTAASIVLSVYAIGSCLAGLAFGMLKLKAPLPRQFLYCGVATAVTTLPLLLVTDIPGLAVAIFISGLFFAPTLIVSMALVEQVVPPSRLTEGMTWLITGLSIGVAIGAASSGWMIDHFGAASGFWVALAAGLVVLGSAVLGYRRLGSQPVAAQGCGK, encoded by the coding sequence ATGGCTAACCCTTACGCCGAGCTGTTCCAGGTGCCAGGCGCTCGCGCTTTTGTGCTGGCGGGCATGCTGGCACGCATGCCGATCTCCATGACCGGGATTGGCCTGATCACTATGCTCTCGCAGGTGCATGGCGGTTACGGCCTGGCGGGTTCGGTGGCGGCGGTATTCGCGTTGGCCACCGCGTTTTGCGCACCGCAGGTGTCGCGCCTGGTGGACCGCTACAGCCAGGGCAAGGTGCTGCCCATTGCGGCGTCGATCGGTGGCGGCGCGTTGTTGATGGTGTTGCTGTGCACGCGTTTGCGGGCGCCAGGCTGGACGTTGTTCCTGTTCGCCGCATTGGCCGGCTGCATGCCCAATATGTCGGCGATGGTGCGGGCGCGCTGGACCGAGCTGTACCGTGGCCAGCCCAAGCTGCACACCGCATTTGCCCTGGAGTCGGTGCTCGATGAAGTGTGCTTCATCATCGGCCCGCCCATTTCCGTCGGCCTCAGTGTGGTGCTGTTCCCCGAGGCCGGGCCTTTGGTGGCGGCCATATTGCTGGCGGTGGGTGTGACCACTTTCGTATTGCAACGCGCTACTGAACCGCCGGTGCATGCACGTCATGACCACCAGGGGCGCTGGTTGATCGCCTCGCCGTCGGTGCTGATCCTTATGACCCTGTTGCTCGCCATGGGTGTGATCGTCGGTGTGGTGGATGTGGTCAGTGTCGCGTTCGCCCAGCAGGCGGGCCACCCGACGGCAGCCAGTATTGTGTTGTCGGTCTACGCCATCGGTTCCTGCCTGGCAGGCTTGGCCTTCGGCATGCTCAAGCTCAAGGCGCCGCTGCCCCGGCAGTTTCTGTACTGCGGCGTGGCCACGGCGGTGACGACGTTGCCATTGTTGTTGGTGACCGACATTCCGGGGCTGGCCGTGGCGATCTTTATCTCCGGGCTGTTCTTCGCCCCAACCCTGATCGTGTCCATGGCGCTGGTGGAGCAAGTCGTCCCACCCAGCCGCCTCACCGAAGGCATGACCTGGCTGATCACCGGCCTGAGCATCGGGGTGGCCATCGGCGCCGCCAGCTCCGGCTGGATGATTGACCACTTTGGCGCCGCCAGCGGGTTCTGGGTGGCACTGGCGGCGGGGCTGGTCGTGTTGGGTTCGGCGGTGCTGGGGTATCGGCGGTTGGGCAGTCAGCCAGTCGCCGCGCAAGGCTGCGGGAAATGA